TCCCTGAGCACCCGGGTTACCAGCTCGGGATTGAACGGCTTCAGTATGAAAGCCTTGGCGCCGGCGTTGGTCGCGGCGGTGGTGAGCGCCTCCTGGCCGATGGCGGAGCACATCACCACCCGGGCACCGGCGTCGTAGGCCATGATCTCCTGCAGCGCTTCGATGCCGGTCTTGTTGGGCATCACGATGTCCAGGGTGACCAGGTCGGGGAGGCACTCCTTGTATTTCTGCACGGCTTCCACGCCGTCGCTTGCCTCGTCGGCTATC
This window of the Geomonas agri genome carries:
- a CDS encoding response regulator: MALKVMIVDDSLFMRKMLRDILVEEGYEIADEASDGVEAVQKYKECLPDLVTLDIVMPNKTGIEALQEIMAYDAGARVVMCSAIGQEALTTAATNAGAKAFILKPFNPELVTRVLREVAQG